A window of the Rhodoflexus caldus genome harbors these coding sequences:
- a CDS encoding HindIII family type II restriction endonuclease — translation MTENSIISPKAVQRRQFWITEIQKLSGNFGADATRLEKELEEEIKNEGITALVDHLRLCGNIPEIYEHDSSEEKLYSKYTDCLLALAYRSLGMQSIVLRERADAADVETFSSIFSFVADAKSFRLSRTAKNQKDFKIEAMAGWKRGKPYAMVVCPIYQLPGRKSQIYRQATTRNVCIFTYSHLAVLINYAVTAGKTKATTLLEQVFKTIAALNPSDIANDYWLAINQVMLSFAEEIGLLWAQEKAIANHSIILGKEEALGFLAQEREKIMQMSREEAIAELMKVHQIERRIATIQAVSDNGLFNIK, via the coding sequence ATGACCGAAAATAGCATCATATCCCCCAAAGCTGTTCAACGACGGCAATTTTGGATTACTGAAATCCAAAAGTTAAGCGGCAATTTTGGCGCAGATGCAACCCGCTTAGAAAAAGAGTTGGAAGAAGAGATTAAAAATGAGGGCATCACAGCTCTGGTAGATCATTTAAGACTTTGCGGCAATATCCCGGAAATTTATGAGCATGACAGTAGCGAAGAAAAACTATATTCAAAATATACCGATTGCTTATTGGCGTTGGCATACAGAAGTTTAGGAATGCAGAGCATTGTTCTTAGAGAAAGGGCTGATGCAGCTGATGTTGAGACGTTTTCTTCGATTTTCAGCTTTGTTGCCGATGCAAAATCATTCCGATTGAGTCGTACAGCTAAAAACCAAAAGGATTTCAAAATAGAAGCAATGGCAGGCTGGAAACGAGGTAAACCTTATGCAATGGTTGTTTGCCCGATTTATCAATTACCCGGCAGAAAAAGTCAAATATATCGGCAAGCAACTACCCGAAATGTGTGTATTTTTACTTACTCTCATTTAGCGGTACTTATCAATTATGCCGTTACGGCAGGAAAAACAAAAGCCACAACACTGTTAGAGCAGGTGTTTAAAACCATTGCTGCACTAAACCCGTCTGACATTGCAAATGATTATTGGTTGGCGATAAACCAAGTTATGCTTTCTTTCGCCGAAGAAATAGGGCTTTTGTGGGCGCAGGAAAAGGCAATTGCTAATCATTCAATCATTTTGGGTAAAGAAGAAGCATTAGGTTTTCTGGCGCAAGAGCGTGAAAAAATTATGCAAATGAGCCGCGAGGAAGCAATTGCAGAACTGATGAAAGTACATCAGATTGAGAGAAGAATAGCAACCATTCAGGCTGTTTCAGATAACGGGTTATTCAATATCAAATGA
- the purB gene encoding adenylosuccinate lyase: protein MELSSLSAISPIDGRYRKQTETLAPFFSEQGLIRYRVQVEIEYFIALCELPLPQLAGFNRNLFEPLRDIYRNFSAKDAQQIKDIEKTTNHDVKAVEYFIKSHFERLQIAHYQEFVHFGLTSQDVNNTAIPLSLKEAVTLVYLPLLGDVMQKLAAMAAQWANLPMLAFTHGQPASPTRLGKEIQVFVYRLEEQLKALQSAPYSAKFGGATGNMNAHKVAYPTVDWQDFANRFVNEKLGLRRAQWTTQIENYDHLAALFDALRRINTILIDFARDVWTYISMGYFKQQAVAGEVGSSAMPHKVNPIDFENAEGNLGYANAIFGFLSEKLPVSRLQRDLTDSTVLRNVGVPLAHTVVALQSLKKGLGKITPDESRLHADLSNNWAVVAEALQSILRREGYPQPYETLKALTRGQGGITQESIATFIRSLEISEAVKAEMLAVSPFNYTGI from the coding sequence ATGGAACTTTCCTCACTTTCTGCAATTTCCCCGATAGACGGGCGTTACAGAAAACAAACCGAAACGCTCGCCCCGTTTTTTTCCGAACAAGGGCTTATTCGCTACCGCGTACAGGTTGAAATTGAATATTTTATTGCCCTTTGTGAGTTGCCGTTGCCACAATTGGCAGGCTTTAACCGCAACTTGTTTGAGCCGCTGCGCGATATTTACCGCAACTTTTCCGCAAAGGATGCGCAGCAAATCAAGGACATAGAAAAAACGACTAATCACGATGTTAAGGCGGTTGAGTATTTTATCAAATCGCACTTTGAGCGTCTGCAAATAGCTCATTATCAAGAGTTTGTTCATTTTGGGCTTACTTCGCAAGATGTAAACAATACAGCTATTCCGCTGTCGCTGAAAGAGGCTGTAACATTGGTTTATCTGCCGCTTTTGGGCGATGTGATGCAAAAACTTGCAGCAATGGCGGCGCAATGGGCAAACCTGCCGATGCTTGCTTTTACGCACGGGCAGCCTGCTTCGCCTACTCGGTTAGGCAAGGAAATTCAGGTGTTTGTCTATCGCTTGGAAGAACAGCTAAAAGCCTTGCAATCAGCTCCTTACAGTGCTAAGTTCGGCGGTGCTACGGGCAATATGAACGCGCATAAGGTTGCTTACCCGACGGTTGATTGGCAGGATTTCGCCAACCGATTTGTGAATGAAAAACTCGGTTTGCGACGCGCGCAGTGGACTACGCAAATTGAAAACTACGACCATTTGGCAGCATTATTTGACGCGCTGCGCCGCATCAATACCATTTTGATTGACTTTGCCCGCGACGTTTGGACGTACATTTCCATGGGCTATTTCAAACAGCAGGCAGTTGCCGGTGAGGTTGGTTCTTCTGCCATGCCGCACAAGGTTAATCCGATTGATTTTGAAAATGCGGAAGGCAATTTGGGCTATGCCAATGCCATTTTTGGCTTTTTATCGGAAAAACTGCCCGTTTCGCGCCTGCAACGTGATTTGACCGATTCTACGGTGTTGCGCAATGTGGGCGTACCGCTGGCGCATACGGTAGTGGCGCTGCAATCGCTCAAAAAGGGATTGGGCAAAATCACGCCCGATGAAAGCCGCCTGCACGCCGATTTGAGTAACAACTGGGCAGTGGTTGCCGAAGCACTGCAAAGCATTCTTCGCCGCGAAGGCTATCCGCAACCCTACGAAACCCTGAAAGCACTCACCCGCGGGCAGGGTGGTATTACGCAGGAAAGCATTGCAACATTTATCCGCTCACTGGAAATTTCCGAAGCAGTTAAGGCAGAAATGTTGGCGGTAAGTCCGTTTAATTATACGGGGATTTGA
- a CDS encoding MarR family winged helix-turn-helix transcriptional regulator — MENSTGTNQAADLEQEFLTQITNYGFIIERTTKRIRQNLQRRFNAHHFGVTVDQWVVLDCIRQNPSISQNEIADRTFKDAPTVTRIIDQLCKKGLTTRSVDENDRRRFIVELTPKGHKKVSQMLPVVIEMRKDGWKGLDITDYQKLMHIMSTIFNNLD; from the coding sequence ATGGAAAACTCAACCGGTACCAATCAGGCTGCCGACTTAGAACAGGAATTTCTTACCCAAATCACCAACTACGGCTTTATTATTGAGCGAACAACCAAACGCATCCGCCAAAATCTGCAACGCCGTTTCAATGCGCATCATTTCGGCGTAACGGTTGACCAGTGGGTCGTGCTGGACTGTATCCGCCAAAACCCGAGCATCAGCCAAAACGAAATTGCCGACCGCACCTTTAAAGATGCCCCCACCGTTACGCGCATCATCGACCAACTCTGTAAAAAAGGATTGACCACCCGTTCGGTAGATGAAAACGACCGCCGCAGGTTTATTGTCGAACTCACCCCCAAAGGTCATAAAAAGGTCAGCCAAATGCTTCCCGTTGTTATTGAGATGCGCAAAGACGGCTGGAAAGGACTTGATATTACTGACTATCAAAAACTTATGCACATCATGAGCACCATTTTCAACAACTTGGATTAG
- a CDS encoding acyl-CoA dehydrogenase family protein, whose amino-acid sequence MEMVERKEALKGGEFLIRESEAHDVFIPEDFTEEQRMMAQACTDFLRTEVFPNVDKMEDVESGFTIELMNKAGELGLLGISVPEEYGGLGMSFNTSMLVADVLGTGGSFSTAFGAHTGIGTLPILYYGNEEQKRKYLPKLATGEWKASYCLTEPDAGSDANSGKTKARLSEDGKHYIINGQKMWITNAGFADLFIVFAKIDDDKNLTAFIVEKSYGGITMNDEEKKLGIKGSSTRQVFFNDCHVPVENMLSTRGNGFKIAVNILNIGRIKLAAAVIGACKDVITMATNYANERKQFGKSISSFGAIKHKIGEMTALTYATESAAYRAGQCIEDKINALIAEGMDEAQAKLKGVEQFAIECAIMKVHGSEVLDYVVDESLQTYGGMGFSEEAPMARAYRDARITRIYEGTNEINRMLLVGMILKRAMAGELDVLGPAMAVAKELTSVPTFGAIDASVLFAEEKETIKGLKKAVLMVAGKAAQTFGPALEEQQEVMMHVADMIIETYVAESALLRTEKLIGIRGEAACQQYINMARLYLNRAVDKVAYHGKEAINSFATGDEQKVMLMGLKRFAKMNPINATAIRRELADFVIEQNKYPF is encoded by the coding sequence ATGGAAATGGTAGAAAGAAAAGAAGCCCTCAAAGGCGGAGAGTTCCTGATTCGCGAATCTGAAGCCCATGATGTATTCATCCCTGAGGACTTTACCGAAGAGCAACGCATGATGGCGCAAGCCTGTACGGACTTCCTGCGCACCGAAGTTTTCCCCAATGTGGACAAAATGGAAGATGTAGAGTCCGGCTTCACGATTGAGTTGATGAATAAAGCCGGCGAGCTTGGCCTTTTGGGGATCTCTGTTCCCGAAGAATACGGCGGATTGGGCATGAGTTTCAATACCTCAATGCTTGTTGCCGACGTATTGGGCACGGGCGGTTCTTTCTCTACTGCGTTTGGTGCACATACAGGCATAGGCACGCTGCCGATTCTGTACTACGGCAACGAAGAACAAAAGCGCAAATACTTGCCAAAATTGGCTACCGGCGAGTGGAAAGCCAGCTACTGCCTCACCGAACCCGATGCAGGTTCAGATGCCAATTCGGGCAAAACCAAAGCGCGCCTGAGCGAAGACGGCAAACACTACATCATCAACGGGCAAAAGATGTGGATTACAAACGCAGGTTTTGCCGATTTGTTTATCGTTTTTGCCAAAATTGATGACGATAAAAACCTGACTGCATTCATTGTAGAAAAGTCATACGGCGGCATTACGATGAACGACGAAGAAAAGAAACTTGGTATCAAAGGTTCTTCTACCCGTCAGGTATTTTTCAATGATTGCCACGTGCCCGTAGAAAATATGCTTTCTACACGCGGCAATGGTTTTAAAATTGCCGTAAATATTCTCAATATCGGTCGTATTAAATTGGCTGCTGCCGTTATTGGTGCTTGCAAAGACGTGATTACGATGGCTACCAACTATGCCAACGAACGCAAGCAATTCGGCAAGTCTATTTCTTCTTTCGGTGCTATCAAGCACAAAATCGGTGAGATGACTGCCCTGACCTATGCCACCGAGTCGGCAGCCTATCGTGCAGGTCAGTGCATCGAAGATAAAATCAATGCGCTGATTGCCGAAGGCATGGACGAGGCACAAGCCAAACTCAAAGGCGTAGAGCAATTTGCCATTGAGTGCGCCATTATGAAAGTGCACGGCTCCGAGGTGTTGGACTATGTGGTAGACGAAAGCCTGCAAACCTACGGCGGCATGGGCTTCTCCGAAGAAGCTCCGATGGCACGCGCTTACCGCGATGCACGTATCACACGCATCTATGAAGGCACAAACGAAATCAACCGCATGTTGCTAGTAGGTATGATTCTGAAGCGTGCAATGGCGGGCGAATTGGATGTTCTCGGCCCTGCAATGGCTGTTGCCAAAGAACTGACCAGCGTTCCTACTTTCGGTGCAATTGATGCCTCCGTACTGTTTGCCGAAGAAAAAGAAACTATCAAAGGCTTGAAAAAAGCCGTGCTGATGGTAGCAGGCAAAGCCGCCCAAACTTTCGGCCCTGCCTTGGAAGAACAGCAGGAAGTAATGATGCACGTAGCCGATATGATTATTGAAACCTACGTAGCCGAGTCTGCCCTGTTGCGCACCGAAAAACTGATTGGTATCCGCGGTGAGGCTGCTTGCCAACAATACATCAACATGGCACGCCTGTATCTGAACCGCGCAGTGGATAAAGTAGCTTACCACGGCAAAGAAGCTATCAACAGCTTTGCTACCGGCGACGAGCAGAAAGTAATGCTGATGGGTCTGAAGCGTTTTGCAAAGATGAATCCTATCAATGCAACGGCTATTCGCCGCGAGTTGGCTGACTTTGTGATTGAGCAAAACAAGTATCCTTTCTAA
- a CDS encoding transglutaminase-like domain-containing protein — translation MERYLKNTYFIDHESHAIRAFVANVDFSAARTATEKAVRLYYAVRDGFRYNPHNISMQPEDFRASVQVQRSEGHCIDKATILAAAARAVGIPSRLGFANVTNHIGTEKLEKILGTNILVFHGFTELYLEGQWVKATPAFNAALCEKLNVEPLEFNGREDSIFQQFSRNGNRFMEYLHDYGSFDDLPFEQMIGEWKKHYPKLFTDEIKQLIV, via the coding sequence ATGGAACGCTACCTCAAAAACACCTATTTTATTGACCATGAAAGCCATGCCATTCGGGCTTTTGTAGCAAATGTTGATTTTTCGGCAGCCCGTACAGCTACGGAAAAGGCTGTCAGGTTGTACTACGCTGTTCGCGATGGCTTTCGCTATAACCCGCACAACATATCCATGCAGCCCGAAGACTTCCGCGCAAGCGTGCAAGTGCAACGCAGCGAGGGGCATTGCATAGACAAGGCTACCATTTTGGCAGCAGCGGCGCGCGCCGTCGGTATCCCGTCAAGATTAGGTTTTGCCAACGTAACCAACCACATCGGCACGGAAAAATTAGAGAAAATTCTGGGCACTAATATTCTGGTTTTCCACGGATTCACCGAGTTGTACTTGGAAGGACAATGGGTAAAAGCCACCCCTGCCTTCAATGCAGCCCTTTGCGAAAAACTCAACGTAGAACCGTTGGAGTTTAACGGTCGTGAAGATTCTATTTTTCAGCAATTCAGCCGCAACGGCAACCGCTTTATGGAATACCTGCACGACTACGGCTCATTTGATGACTTGCCCTTTGAGCAAATGATTGGTGAGTGGAAGAAGCATTATCCAAAACTGTTTACCGATGAAATTAAACAGTTGATTGTCTGA
- a CDS encoding sodium:solute symporter encodes MSPIDWFVLIFTIGFITAYGIWKTRGSKNTKEYLLSKKMSWGTIGLSIMATQASAITFLSTPGQAFSDGMRFVQFYFGLPLAMVVLCMTAVPLYQRLHVYTAYEFLEKRFDVKTRSLGAFLFLIQRGLAAGLTIYAPALVLSTILGWEIFYVNLILGGIVVLYTVVGGTEAVSITQKQQMFVIFVGLMVALYMVFALMPQEVGVWEAVQVAGKAGKLESIDFSFDWNNRYNIWSGIIGGFFLQLSYFGTDQSQVQRYLGGKSTTESRLGLIFNGFIKIPMQFLILFIGAMVFVFYQFHEPPLYFNQVEAAKVRRSDNGSEFISLEQKYHQVFTQKREQAIALVEALKQGEPQQIDHAKALLDAQNSAARDIRNEALAIIHRQNEAEGKGKSSDTNYVFLTFVINYLPKGLIGLLIALVICASMSSTSSELNALASTTVIDVYKRSVRPNESESHYLKASQWMTIGWGAYAILFAEFASTLSNNLIEAVNILGSLFYGTILGIFLVAFYVKSVKAKAIFQAAILAEMVVLFCWKFTNISYLWFNLIGCAAVILLGLLLQLFHKQHTDGTSFA; translated from the coding sequence GTGTCGCCCATAGATTGGTTTGTTCTCATTTTTACGATAGGTTTTATCACCGCCTACGGCATTTGGAAAACACGTGGAAGTAAAAACACCAAAGAGTACCTTCTTTCCAAAAAAATGAGTTGGGGCACTATCGGGCTTTCCATTATGGCTACGCAGGCAAGTGCCATTACCTTCCTGAGCACACCCGGGCAGGCTTTCTCCGATGGTATGCGCTTTGTACAGTTCTATTTCGGCTTGCCATTGGCCATGGTTGTACTTTGTATGACCGCCGTTCCTTTATACCAGCGTTTGCACGTTTATACGGCCTATGAGTTTTTGGAAAAGCGCTTTGATGTCAAGACCCGTTCACTTGGAGCCTTCCTGTTCTTGATTCAGCGAGGGTTGGCCGCAGGGCTTACCATCTATGCCCCCGCTTTGGTGCTTTCTACTATTTTGGGCTGGGAAATCTTTTACGTCAATCTCATTTTGGGCGGAATCGTGGTTCTCTACACCGTAGTAGGCGGTACCGAGGCTGTCAGCATCACCCAAAAACAGCAAATGTTTGTCATTTTTGTAGGCTTAATGGTTGCCCTGTATATGGTTTTTGCCCTGATGCCGCAAGAAGTAGGCGTTTGGGAAGCAGTACAGGTAGCAGGCAAGGCAGGCAAACTGGAAAGTATTGATTTCAGTTTTGACTGGAACAACCGCTACAACATCTGGTCGGGCATCATTGGCGGATTTTTTTTACAATTGTCTTATTTTGGTACCGACCAGTCGCAAGTACAGCGCTACTTGGGGGGGAAATCAACCACCGAAAGTCGTTTGGGGTTGATTTTCAACGGCTTTATCAAAATCCCGATGCAGTTTCTGATATTGTTTATCGGGGCTATGGTATTTGTATTTTACCAGTTTCACGAGCCGCCCTTATACTTCAATCAGGTAGAAGCAGCAAAAGTGCGCCGTTCGGATAACGGCAGCGAGTTTATTTCATTAGAACAAAAATATCATCAGGTTTTTACTCAAAAGCGCGAACAGGCCATTGCTTTGGTAGAAGCACTGAAACAGGGAGAGCCGCAGCAGATAGACCATGCCAAAGCACTGTTAGATGCGCAAAACAGCGCAGCCCGCGATATTCGCAATGAGGCCTTAGCCATTATCCACCGACAAAATGAAGCAGAAGGCAAAGGGAAATCCAGTGATACGAACTATGTATTCCTCACCTTCGTCATCAACTACCTGCCCAAAGGACTGATTGGGTTGCTCATTGCACTTGTTATTTGCGCCTCTATGTCATCTACCTCATCGGAACTTAACGCACTGGCTTCCACAACGGTTATTGACGTATATAAACGCTCTGTCAGACCAAACGAAAGCGAGTCCCACTATCTCAAAGCCTCTCAGTGGATGACCATCGGGTGGGGGGCTTATGCCATCCTGTTTGCCGAATTTGCAAGCACATTGAGCAATAATTTGATAGAAGCGGTCAATATACTTGGCTCACTTTTTTACGGCACCATTCTTGGCATTTTTTTAGTCGCCTTCTATGTCAAAAGCGTAAAAGCAAAGGCGATTTTTCAGGCAGCCATACTTGCCGAAATGGTAGTACTGTTTTGCTGGAAATTCACAAATATTTCATATCTTTGGTTCAACCTGATTGGCTGTGCAGCGGTGATTTTGCTGGGGCTGCTGCTGCAACTATTTCATAAGCAGCATACAGATGGTACAAGTTTTGCATAA
- a CDS encoding RagB/SusD family nutrient uptake outer membrane protein, producing MLKKTIYAGLLAVALLGNSGCSFFKLENAIDPNNPSLQSVSQNATRNQIQSLISGLEFRHRAHVFTVTAAFGCFGREIWYLNASDPRWQTDWLGQGGRRPDGQFFGVGPAYDAPYQTIKQGNVLLQAIRNTNVLTEQERLAVSGFTKTIQAYQYMIVANGQFQNGIRIDVADELNPGPFVPYNEALTRINALLNEANDELSRAGTGNFPFRLTAGFTANNFGTIASIRQLNRAIAARLAVYRQDWQGALTALGQSFMNIDGDLEAGPAFVYGAPPDIFNPLFFVLNAPVNTMIVVHPSLISDALPGDLRVQRKFFRRSSPVVVTTDNIPLSGEWQDLRYPTNTTPVKYLRNEELVLIYAEANAQAGNSGEAVRAINRIRTAAGLPAYTGATTRDALINEILFQRRYSLWCEPWGHRWVDARRYNRLNEIPVALDRGAVFTQLERPIAEVNWELLQGR from the coding sequence ATGTTGAAAAAAACAATATACGCGGGTCTTTTAGCCGTTGCCCTGCTGGGTAACAGCGGTTGCAGTTTCTTTAAGTTGGAAAACGCAATTGACCCCAACAACCCTTCTTTGCAAAGCGTTTCTCAAAACGCTACGCGCAACCAGATTCAGTCGCTCATCAGCGGTCTCGAATTTCGCCACCGTGCCCATGTTTTTACGGTTACGGCTGCATTTGGCTGTTTCGGCCGTGAAATATGGTATCTGAACGCTTCTGACCCGCGCTGGCAAACAGACTGGTTAGGGCAGGGGGGGCGCCGCCCCGACGGTCAGTTTTTTGGCGTAGGCCCTGCTTATGATGCGCCGTATCAGACCATCAAGCAAGGCAATGTACTGCTGCAAGCTATACGCAACACCAACGTACTGACCGAACAGGAGCGCTTGGCCGTTAGCGGTTTCACCAAAACCATTCAGGCGTATCAGTACATGATTGTGGCCAACGGACAGTTCCAAAACGGTATCCGCATTGATGTAGCGGACGAGTTAAACCCGGGGCCGTTTGTACCTTACAATGAAGCACTGACCCGCATCAATGCCTTACTGAATGAGGCTAACGATGAGTTGAGCCGTGCAGGAACAGGTAACTTCCCCTTCCGACTGACTGCAGGCTTTACTGCCAATAACTTTGGTACAATTGCCTCTATCCGTCAGTTAAACCGCGCCATAGCAGCCCGTTTGGCGGTGTACCGCCAAGATTGGCAGGGTGCGCTCACTGCCCTTGGACAGTCATTTATGAACATCGACGGTGACTTGGAAGCCGGCCCTGCATTTGTTTACGGCGCACCACCCGATATCTTCAATCCGTTGTTTTTCGTGTTGAATGCACCTGTTAATACAATGATTGTGGTGCACCCCTCGCTGATTAGCGATGCGCTGCCCGGCGATTTGCGCGTACAGCGCAAGTTCTTCCGCCGTAGTTCGCCTGTGGTTGTTACTACCGATAACATCCCGTTGTCGGGCGAATGGCAAGACTTGCGCTATCCGACAAATACCACTCCTGTCAAATATTTGCGCAACGAAGAATTGGTGCTGATTTATGCGGAAGCTAACGCGCAGGCAGGTAACAGCGGTGAGGCCGTTCGCGCTATCAACCGCATACGCACTGCGGCAGGTTTACCGGCCTATACAGGCGCTACTACACGCGATGCACTCATCAACGAAATTTTATTCCAACGCCGCTACTCCCTGTGGTGCGAGCCTTGGGGACATCGTTGGGTAGATGCACGCCGCTATAACCGACTCAACGAAATTCCGGTAGCATTGGACAGAGGCGCTGTATTTACACAGTTGGAGCGTCCGATTGCCGAAGTAAACTGGGAGTTGTTGCAAGGCAGATAA